From Juglans regia cultivar Chandler chromosome 6, Walnut 2.0, whole genome shotgun sequence, the proteins below share one genomic window:
- the LOC109021281 gene encoding pentatricopeptide repeat-containing protein At5g16860 yields the protein MLLAFFLHVKPKPLLPFNPFTTCFFCTTTRTPTIPLITATFFKQCKTLIQAKLLHQQILVQGLTNMATSLMGTYIACKAPGQAILVLERLVPTYSTVFWWNALIRHAVHLGFLEDVLGLYRKMQRLGWRPDHYTFPFVLKACGELPSYRRGASVHAVVFANGFDSNVFICNAVVAMYGRCGVLDGARRVFEDLCQRGIGDVVSWNSIVAAYVQSGDANNALKIFGRMTADTRICPDAVSIVNTLPACASLGAWSQGKEVHGFAVRCGLVEDVFVGNAIVDMYAKCQMMDEANKVFERMVVKDVVSWNAMVTGYSQIGRFEDALALFEKMREEKIKLNVVTWSAVIAGYAQRGHGYEALGVFRQMRACGLEPNVVTLMSLLSGCASVGALFHGKETHCYAIKCILNLEGGDSGDDLMVINGLIDMYGKCKSTKVARMMFDSMAPRSRNVVTWTVMIGGYAQHGEANDALELFSKMLGPKNFLKPNAFTLSCALMACSRLGALRCGKEIHAHVFRNQYDSAMVFVANCLIDMYSKSGDIDAARVLFDNMRRRNDVSWTSLMTGYGMHGRGEEALQVFDEMRRAGWVPDGVTLVVALYACSHTGMVEKGIQYFNDMREEFAVVPGVEHYACMVDLLGRAGRLDEALRLIEGMPMEPTPIVWVALLSACRTHSNVKLGEYAAKRLSELESENDGSYTLLSNIYANARRWKDVARIRSLMKHTGIRKRPGCSWVQGKKGTATFFVGDRSHPLSQQIYEILADLIQRIKAMGYIPETSYALHDVDDEEKGDLLFEHSEKLALAYGILTSPEGAPIRITKNLRVCGDCHTAITYISKIIDNEIILRDASRFHHFRNGSCSCRGYW from the coding sequence ATGCTCCTCGCTTTCTTCCTTCATGTAAAACCAAAGCCGCTTCTTCCATTCAATCCCTTCACCACCTGCTTCTTCTGTACTACTACTAGAACACCCACAATTCCTCTCATCACAgccacattttttaaacaatgcAAGACCTTAATACAAGCCAAGCTCCTCCATCAGCAAATCTTGGTCCAGGGCCTCACAAACATGGCCACCAGCCTCATGGGCACCTACATAGCCTGCAAAGCTCCAGGGCAAGCAATTTTGGTGCTCGAACGCCTTGTTCCAACGTACTCCACCGTGTTTTGGTGGAACGCCCTGATAAGGCATGCCGTGCATCTCGGGTTTCTTGAGGACGTGCTGGGTTTGTATAGAAAAATGCAGAGACTTGGGTGGAGACCAGACCACTACACTTTCCCTTTTGTTCTTAAAGCTTGCGGTGAGCTTCCGTCATATCGTCGAGGCGCTTCGGTCCATGCCGTTGTGTTTGCAAATGGGTTTGACTCCAATGTGTTTATTTGTAATGCGGTGGTGGCAATGTATGGAAGGTGTGGTGTATTGGATGGGGCACGTCGGGTGTTTGAAGATTTATGCCAAAGAGGGATAGGTGATGTGGTTTCGTGGAATTCGATTGTGGCTGCTTATGTACAAAGCGGTGACGCAAACAATGCACTAAAAATCTTTGGTAGAATGACTGCAGATACTAGAATCTGTCCGGATGCTGTTAGTATTGTAAATACTCTTCCAGCATGTGCTTCATTGGGCGCGTGGTCTCAGGGTAAGGAGGTTCATGGTTTTGCAGTTCGGTGTGGGTTAGTGGAGGATGTTTTCGTGGGTAATGCTATCGTGGACATGTATGCCAAGTGTCAGATGATGGATGAAGCAAACAAGGTTTTTGAGCGGATGGTGGTTAAGGATGTTGTCTCTTGGAATGCTATGGTAACTGGGTACTCTCAGATTGGTAGATTTGAGGATGCTCTTGCTCTGTTTGAGAAGATGCGGGAGGAGAAGATCAAGTTGAATGTCGTAACATGGAGTGCGGTGATTGCTGGGTATGCTCAGAGGGGCCATGGTTATGAAGCATTGGGCGTGTTTCGACAAATGCGAGCTTGTGGTTTAGAGCCGAATGTTGTTACTCTTATGTCTCTTCTTTCTGGTTGTGCTTCTGTGGGAGCACTCTTTCATGGAAAAGAGACCCATTGTTATGCGATAAAATGTATTCTGAATTTGGAGGGAGGTGATTCTGGGGATGATCTAATGGTAATTAATGGTCTCATTGACATGTATGGTAAGTGCAAAAGTACAAAAGTAGCACGAATGATGTTTGACTCGATGGCACCAAGGAGTAGGAATGTGGTAACCTGGACTGTCATGATTGGTGGTTATGCACAGCATGGGGAAGCCAATGATGCCCTGGAGCTTTTCTCCAAGATGCTTGGACCTAAGAATTTCCTAAAGCCAAACGCTTTTACTCTATCTTGTGCTCTGATGGCTTGTTCTCGTTTGGGTGCTCTTAGATGTGGTAAAGAAATTCATGCTCATGTGTTCCGTAATCAGTATGATTCTGCGATGGTGTTTGTAGCTAATTGTCTCATAGATATGTATTCCAAATCTGGAGACATTGATGCTGCTCGAGTTTTGTTTGATAACATGAGGCGGAGGAATGATGTCTCTTGGACATCTCTAATGACAGGTTATGGCATGCATGGTCGTGGAGAAGAAGCTCTCCAGGTTTTTGATGAGATGAGGAGAGCAGGGTGGGTGCCTGATGGTGTGACATTGGTTGTTGCTCTTTATGCTTGCAGCCATACTGGGATGGTTGAGAAGGGTATCCAATACTTCAATGACATGAGGGAAGAATTTGCGGTTGTTCCTGGAGTGGAACATTATGCTTGCATGGTTGACCTCTTGGGTCGTGCCGGTCGCTTGGATGAAGCCTTGAGACTCATTGAAGGCATGCCTATGGAACCGACCCCGATAGTGTGGGTGGCATTGCTTAGTGCTTGCAGGACCCATTCAAATGTTAAACTTGGGGAATATGCTGCAAAGCGATTGTCAGAATTGGAATCTGAGAATGATGGGTCATATACTTTACTTTCGAACATATATGCCAATGCCAGGCGTTGGAAAGATGTGGCCAGAATCAGATCTCTGATGAAACATACAGGGATCAGAAAGAGGCCTGGCTGCAGTTGGGTCCAAGGAAAGAAAGGCACTGCAACATTCTTTGTGGGAGACAGGTCTCATCCACTGTCTCAACAAATATATGAGATCCTTGCTGACCTAATTCAACGCATCAAAGCCATGGGGTATATTCCTGAGACGAGCTATGCTCTTCATGATGTTGACGATGAGGAGAAGGGTGACCTTCTTTTTGAACACAGTGAGAAGTTGGCGCTTGCCTATGGCATCCTAACATCACCAGAGGGAGCACCGATCCGAATCACCAAGAACTTGCGGGTCTGTGGTGATTGCCACACTGCCATTACCTATATATCCAAGATCAttgacaatgaaattattttgagagATGCGAGTCGATTCCATCATTTTAGGAATGGATCCTGCTCGTGCAGAGGCTATTGGTGA